One window from the genome of Leuconostoc suionicum encodes:
- a CDS encoding PH domain-containing protein encodes MIPENAVQLPKTAKFVWLIHDVIWFLFTFIGLATVYILFLQSKRDIYTNIAVVFMLIVVLIPLIHMALINYFYHFRRYYIDDHAVYIYRGFVFRKVETIPLNRIQNVDTTQGPILRRFKLMDLSIKTAAHGFEIKEIEELTAKKIRGQLVTAALHAREVASDD; translated from the coding sequence ATGATACCAGAAAATGCCGTGCAATTACCCAAAACAGCCAAATTTGTTTGGTTGATCCATGATGTTATTTGGTTTTTGTTTACATTTATAGGACTAGCCACTGTTTATATCCTTTTTTTACAATCGAAAAGGGATATTTATACAAATATTGCTGTAGTTTTCATGTTAATAGTTGTGTTGATACCGCTTATTCATATGGCATTGATTAATTATTTTTATCACTTTAGACGTTACTATATAGATGACCATGCGGTTTATATTTATCGAGGCTTTGTATTTAGAAAAGTAGAGACAATCCCCTTAAATCGTATTCAAAATGTTGATACAACACAGGGACCTATTTTACGTCGGTTCAAATTAATGGACCTGTCAATCAAAACTGCTGCACATGGTTTTGAGATTAAAGAAATAGAGGAATTGACCGCCAAAAAAATACGAGGTCAATTGGTGACAGCTGCTTTACATGCACGTGAGGTAGCTTCTGATGATTAA